One window of the Piliocolobus tephrosceles isolate RC106 chromosome 17, ASM277652v3, whole genome shotgun sequence genome contains the following:
- the LOC111541273 gene encoding metallothionein-1X — protein MDPNCSCSPDGSCACASSCKCKECKCTSCKKSCCSCCPVGCAKCAQGCICKGTSDKCSCCA, from the exons ATGGACCCCAACTGCTCCTGCTCGCCTG ATGGTTCCTGTGCCTGTGCCAGCTCCTGCAAATGCAAAGAGTGCAAATGCACCTCCTGCAAGAAGA gctgctgctcctgctgccctgtgggcTGTGCCAAGTGTGCCCAGGGCtgcatctgcaaagggacatcGGACAAGTGCAGCTGCTGTGCCTGA